From Oxyura jamaicensis isolate SHBP4307 breed ruddy duck chromosome 26, BPBGC_Ojam_1.0, whole genome shotgun sequence:
CGTTTCCCGGAAAGATCGCGCCGAAGCCGCAGCGGCCGCAGGAGCGCGACCCGCCCGCGCCGGGCATTGGGGCAGCGCCGAGCTCCGGGGGGCGtcggggccggggcagcgccgAGCCGCGGGGGCACCGGGGCAGCGCCCAGCACCGCCGCGGGGAGCGGCGAGCCGGCGGCAGCGGGGATGCAGGTAagagcccgcagcccccgctccccccgAGCTCGTCGCTGGGGCTGAGGGGCACCTGAAGGGCCGTCGGAGACCCCCACCCCTGCACCGGGCAGAGACCGGAGCAGCGGGGCCACTCGGTCACTGCCGGCCGGTACCGATCTgggtgctgctcctgcacacCTGGGGCTGCTTTGCACCACTCTTCTCCTGGGTTCTGTCTCAGAAACCTCTAAGAACGATATTTCCTCTCGAAGCACATAAATACCATCTCAGAAATATGCTTGGAAACAgctaagcaggaaaaaaataccaccaaaCCAACAATATTAAAGAATCGGTgcaaagtaataaaatacagGAAGGTGTCTCTTCTGCCCTAGAAATCTTTAGGAGCAAGAGAAGTATCAAGCACCTGAAATTTTTCCAGTAAATTTTGTTGTAATGGAATGATGCCAATGGGAGAAAACTAAAAAACCTTTTTCAGGCAGCTCTGGACAAAATGCACAGctaatttctttcacttttattttacttgtagCTTATTGCTTATAATGAATCTGAAACGATTTGCATTACTATAAAGCTTCTTCAGAATCTTCACGGGTTTTTCTCTGGTTTCCTCATATAATATACAACTCCTTGCTTTGCTAAGACTAACAGCTCAGACAGAACAGCTAGCAACGATTTATTTCACCACTATCAGAAAAATTGTTAACACTTGTCCTGGTGAGGAAAACACCATCACCCTCTGAGATCAAGTTTTGGAGTGATTCAgctctttttcatctttctcctaAAAAGACTGAGCAGTTAACATAGTTCCTCATAGTCATCTGTTGACAATGTCAAAATACGAAGCACTCTGTCAGTAGAAAGAACCTGGGAAATCTCCAGCTGTTCCAGGCACCTTGGTGTGACCCAggcacccggggggggggggggggggcggacaCAGGGTGCCCGGCTGCTGTCCCCCATGCTCCTGCTCTGGGCTCACCAGCTTTGCAGTTCAGATGTGCCCAAGCACCACTGCCTACTTTCAGTACGCACCGGGATTTTCTCCACCCCTGATTTTCCAGGGCGGCTCAGCTCCTTTACAAAGCGGCTGCTTTatgcacttctgaaaatctgcctGAGGGTTTACTGAAGTGCCCGGAGTAGGCAACCgcttcagaaaataacatttgcGAGCAAAATCGTTAATTTTCCAGAGAATGATGCTGAGCAATTGCAGGGATGCATGTTAATAGACTTTTAAGGGGAAACATTATATGCTTGGCTGCCAGTAATATTTCAAGATGCagacagagctgaaagcaggaCTGGAGTTTCCCAGATGGAAGTGTGAGGGCAGCATGGGGGCAATGCCACCTCCCCACCcctgcagaggtgctggggctgcctttCCCTTCAGTGCTGACTATTTCTGAGGGCTCCGGGAGCATCTCATCTctgagaggggctggggctctCCCTGATGAGCAGCTGAGAGGGCTGGAACTTGACAGCAGGAGAGCAAGATGAACGGTTGTCTCCCGATGAGGTGACTATTTCCACTGATGTCAACATGAcatctagggaaaaaaataagagatctGTCCATAAGGCGTTTTCAAGACAAAAGCCCAAGCTTTATTTTCGCAACTCTAAAGAACTGAAGTACCGTCCTAAAACTACAGGCATCCGGTGAGCATCAGAGGAAGGTCTGCCAGTCTTGGCTTCATCTTCTGCTTCCCTGCAGTCATGGGGCAGTGGGTGGTTGGGAGCCCACACTTGCAGCCTGGATGAGGACAGGTCTCTCTGctaaagaaaggaaggggagaaagaggaagggggtCTCTGGCTTCTAACACTGTACTGGGCAATGGGAGAGTCATCCTGGGGCTGGTAGAGGAGCTGCAGACAGTGCATCACACTGCTATGGGAAAACAGATATAAACTGAACAGTGTTTGCCATGGTGTAGGTCTTTCGAAAGCAAAAGCAGGACAGCTGGGAATTCCCACCCATTGACGTGTTTAATCTCTTTTTCCCAGGGTAAGGTGACAGTTGGTTCTTCCAGCTCGGTTGTTACATCTTCATTACCACCCCAGGCCAGACACACACCCATCAGTGAAGGGGAAATCTTCAGGCTACCAGGCAGGCTGAGTGAGTAGCTGTTGGGCAAGTCAACCCTGCTTACAAGGGAGCTCCCACAGGGTGGGACATGGTGGGTGCAGCTGTGGCATCCCACTGTCTATATCCCTGCTGTCTAGGCTGGGATATAAGATGGGTCAATTCTCCAGGTTCATTTCCTTTGGGGTATTTTGGTCCACATTCGAGGGGAAGTTAGGTGATGGAGATTTGTGTTCCACACTGCCCCTCACCAGTTTTGAGGATGGGACTGCCCCTTGTTTCAGGAATCCAGCCCTCACTGTGGAGCAAGGACGATGTCATCCACTGGCTCAGATGGGCAGAGAAAGAGTATTCCCTTCGacaaactgaagaaagcaaGTTTGAAATGAATGGCAAAGCCCTGTGCATCCTTACCAAAGACGACTTCAGATACCGAGCTCCTAGCTCAGGTTAGATGAAGAAGAAGGGTGTGAATGAGGACTGAGTACAGCACAGGCTGAGGTGGGCTGAATGGttgctggcagagctggtgtTAGCTCTGTGTGGCCAGTTGAGTGctggagacaaagaaaaaactctTTCCTTTAACTAGATAGACTGCAAATTCTTTGGGATGGGGAATAACATCTTACTCTGCAAGTACTGCAGAAACGTAAGCAACAGTATCATATGAGAGTCCCTACTATAAAACAAGATTATCTGAGCTCactttccttccctgcaggtGACGTGTTATATGAATTACTCCAGTACATTAAGACTCAAAGAAGAGCTCTGATGTGCAGCCCTTTGCTGAACTCACCTTTCCAAGAGGCCAGGATCACAGACGAAGGTATGATGGAGAATGGTGGCTGTCTATGAAGCAATGCCTTCCCTCAGCCACCAGGAACGTTTTGGGTGTCACATCAGCACACATCGGTGGTTTGAAGCTCAGCCAGCTGAACCCATCCCACAGTACCTAAGCAAGGCATGTAGGACGTACATGATGATAGCGGCTAGCTCCAACAAAATCCAGGTCATCAAGAAAATTCACAGTGAACAAGCAGGTCTGAGATCGATTTACAGGTCAGAATTAGGTTTGGTGGTCACTAGGTGAGTCTGTGGTGACCACATAAGGCCATGGCCAGAGTAGGGAGTCTATCAGCAGGTTAGGGTCTGGTTTGGTGGGATCAGTAGCTGGGTGGGGTCAGTTTCAAAGAGAGCCAGATGCTTGTGCTCCAGtgtattcctttattttaacttttcttctcctttaaagAATGTACATCCTGCCTTCATTGCACCTGGCACCTCCTCTAATCTCTCTGGACCTTCTGCTCATTCTGCTATTGCTTCTGCCTTGGAAAAGCATTAGACTTTCATTAGCACCTGCCTTATCCAGCTGGGCTGGTGCCTGGGATGACAACTGACCCACGTCATCCCCACGCTTGCCCTCTCTGCCTGTTTCAGGGCTTTGAAAGACTTTCTGGGACCCACCATAACGTAGCATGGGTTTTTCTCTTGAAGGGATGGACTGTGGTGTGGAGGCTGCCCCGGTTGCTCTTTCATCCTGCCTGGGTCACACAGAGCTGTCCTCATCCCACATCCGTGAGGAGCCCCTGAACCTCTCCCATCACAACTCTGAGGGCAGCTGCAGTGCAGATTCTATCTGCTCATTTCCTACAGCCCTGTCAGCACCAGTGGATGGGAAAATTGCAGGTGAATATGACTTTTTTGCCTTGTTCCTTGGGAAAATGAGACTGTGCTTCATCCCGTCTTCCCATCTGTCTCCCTTCTATTTATTCCGTATGTCAGTGtgtgaatcatagaatcatagaaacatgaggttggaaaggacctacaagatcatctagtccaaccatcctcctatCACCAATTCTACCCACTAATCTGTTAAATCGTATCTCATAGCACCTTGTCCAGGCGCTTCTTGAACACCACGAGGGATGGTGAATCCACCACCTTCCTGGTCAGGCCATTCCAGAgcctgaccactctttgagAGAAAGAGTTTTCCCTGAtagctaatctaaatctccccaggTGCAACTTATGGCCATTTCCTTGagtcctatcattagttatctaagagaagaggccaaccccctCCTCATCACGACCTcccttcaggaagttgtagagtgcAATGAGGTGTCCCctgggcctcctcttctccagcataaacaaccccagctccctcagctgcttcccataagacttgtgctccagacccctcatcagttttgttgcccttctctggacatgttccaaggcctcaatgtccttcttttagtgaggggcccaaaactgaacacagtactcgaggtgtggcctcaccaaagCTGACTACAGTGTGCATCTCTCAGTACCTCAGTACCTGAAAGGCAATAAAAGTGCTGTACATGAGCTCTGGGCTCTTGTATTTACTATCATTGCTAACATGTTTACTGCATACATAATTTTCTATTATTCCTAACATACTGTTGCTGACTGACCTCCACTGGAGCACAGGTGCCTTAGTGTGAGCTTTGTGACTGTTTCTTGTGTGCCACCTCTCAGATTGCAGGTTACTGTGGGATTACGTATACCAGCTCCTCTCTGACAGCCGCTATATGCCCTACATCAAGTGGGAAGACAAGGAAGCCAAGGTCTTTCGCATCGTTAACCCAAATGGACTTGCCCAGCTCTGGGGGAACCACAAGGTAAATGCAGTTGAGAACAAACTTGTTGCTTCTGGGATTTCTTGTCACCTTCCTGACCTGGTCTTCACAGCCAATGGCATAGGGACTGGGGAAGACGAGACAGAGAGCAGGCACAGGGCTACAGAGGGACACCGTCCTGCTCATTAAAGGGGGAGATGTTATCATCCCCTGAAAAGCCAACCATGGTAGCTGCAGGGCTAGAAGCAAACTTGGGTTAGAGACCCATGCTAATGCTTGCAATGCCCAAGAAACCACCTTGAATGTCCCACACTTGCTCCTCCTGCAGACAGACTCAAGGCAGGTCTTGGTGCTTGGTTTTACT
This genomic window contains:
- the ETV7 gene encoding transcription factor ETV7, which gives rise to MQGKVTVGSSSSVVTSSLPPQARHTPISEGEIFRLPGRLRIQPSLWSKDDVIHWLRWAEKEYSLRQTEESKFEMNGKALCILTKDDFRYRAPSSGDVLYELLQYIKTQRRALMCSPLLNSPFQEARITDEGMDCGVEAAPVALSSCLGHTELSSSHIREEPLNLSHHNSEGSCSADSICSFPTALSAPVDGKIADCRLLWDYVYQLLSDSRYMPYIKWEDKEAKVFRIVNPNGLAQLWGNHKNRMNMTYEKMSRALRHYYKLNIIKKEPGQKLLFRFLKTPGEIVHEKSSKLEQLENEDHEDLKEDPLEVSS